One Nocardioides aromaticivorans genomic window carries:
- a CDS encoding nucleobase:cation symporter-2 family protein: protein MLGLRLGRRKKDGTPVSTRPEDERHPPAQLLAYGTQHILTMYGGVIAPPLIVGGAAGLSGTDLALLVTAGLFVSGLATLLQTLGLGPFGSRLPIVQGISFASVSTMVTIASEDGLRPVFGAIIVAGVIGLVLSSFFAQLVRLFPAVVTGTIITVIGLSLMPVAFRWAMGNNDKAPDFGSTTNIGYAGLTLLIILVISRVFQGAISRLSILIGLVVGTVVAALAGKADFSSVGDADPVALPPVLHFGSPTFEIGAIVSMTIVILVIMTETTADILAIGEIVETDVDAKRVAGGLRADMAATTVAPLFGTFPCSAFAQNVGLVALTGVRSRFVVATGGLVLLLLGLLPVVGAVVAAIPYPVLGGAGIVLFGSVAASGIRTLSRVDYQDNLNMVIVSVAIAVGIIPIAAPTFWDEFPESFGVIMHSGISATALVAVVLNVLFNEITVGNRSGASVFAASEDRRDSFGARLDDDIARHDDTAKHQV from the coding sequence ATGCTCGGACTGCGACTCGGGCGCAGGAAGAAGGACGGCACACCCGTCTCCACCCGGCCGGAGGACGAGCGGCACCCGCCCGCGCAGCTCCTCGCCTACGGCACGCAGCACATCCTGACGATGTACGGCGGCGTGATCGCGCCCCCGCTCATCGTCGGCGGCGCCGCGGGCCTGTCGGGCACGGACCTGGCGCTGCTGGTCACGGCGGGCCTGTTCGTCTCGGGCCTCGCGACGCTGCTGCAGACCCTGGGCCTGGGCCCGTTCGGCAGCCGGTTGCCCATCGTGCAGGGCATCTCGTTCGCCAGCGTGTCGACGATGGTCACGATCGCCAGCGAGGACGGGCTGCGGCCGGTCTTCGGCGCGATCATCGTCGCCGGCGTGATCGGGCTGGTGCTGTCCTCGTTCTTCGCCCAGCTGGTGCGGCTGTTCCCCGCGGTCGTCACCGGCACGATCATCACGGTCATCGGCCTGTCGCTGATGCCGGTGGCGTTCCGCTGGGCGATGGGCAACAACGACAAGGCGCCGGACTTCGGCTCGACGACCAACATCGGGTACGCCGGCCTGACGCTCCTCATCATCCTGGTGATCAGCCGGGTGTTCCAAGGGGCGATCTCGCGCCTGTCGATCCTCATCGGGCTCGTCGTCGGCACGGTCGTCGCGGCCCTCGCCGGCAAGGCCGACTTCTCGTCGGTCGGCGACGCCGACCCGGTCGCGCTGCCGCCGGTGCTGCACTTCGGCAGCCCCACGTTCGAGATCGGCGCCATCGTCTCGATGACCATCGTGATCCTCGTGATCATGACCGAGACGACGGCCGACATCCTCGCGATCGGTGAGATCGTCGAGACCGACGTCGACGCGAAGCGCGTCGCCGGCGGCCTGCGCGCGGACATGGCGGCCACGACGGTCGCGCCGCTGTTCGGCACCTTCCCGTGCAGCGCCTTCGCGCAGAACGTCGGCCTGGTCGCCCTCACCGGCGTCCGCAGCCGCTTCGTCGTCGCCACGGGCGGCCTCGTGCTCCTGCTGCTCGGCCTGCTGCCGGTGGTCGGCGCGGTCGTCGCCGCGATCCCGTACCCCGTCCTCGGTGGCGCCGGCATCGTGCTCTTCGGCTCGGTCGCCGCCAGCGGCATCCGCACCCTGTCGCGGGTGGACTACCAGGACAACCTCAACATGGTGATCGTCTCGGTGGCGATCGCGGTCGGCATCATCCCGATCGCGGCGCCGACCTTCTGGGACGAGTTCCCCGAGTCGTTCGGCGTGATCATGCACTCCGGCATCAGCGCGACCGCCCTGGTCGCCGTCGTGCTCAACGTGCTCTTCAACGAGATCACGGTCGGCAACCGGTCCGGCGCCTCGGTGTTCGCCGCGTCCGAGGACCGGCGCGACAGCTTCGGCGCCCGGCTCGACGACGACATCGCCCGGCACGACGACACCGCGAAGCACCAGGTCTAG
- a CDS encoding IclR family transcriptional regulator, translating into MDTTQRPLQSLGRALGLLEHVADAGEPIGLSDLAAACGTPVSTAHRMVRSLVASGYLHQDHDRRYRLGPRLVALGGLALHPVGPALTPWLQRLERATGETASAATLCGDAVLYVAQVQSAHPMRTSTTPHHRTMAHCSAVGKAMLAQLADDTVVELVRRTGLPRRTNHTVGTVDELITDLEGVRSRGFALDDEEDEYAARCVAVPVLSAPFPLAVSVSGPTTRVVRERVPEIAEELLRVVR; encoded by the coding sequence ATGGACACCACGCAGCGCCCGCTCCAGTCACTGGGGCGGGCGCTCGGCCTTCTCGAGCACGTCGCCGACGCCGGCGAGCCGATCGGGCTGAGCGACCTCGCCGCCGCCTGCGGCACCCCGGTCTCGACGGCGCACCGGATGGTGCGCTCGCTCGTCGCCTCCGGCTACCTCCACCAGGACCACGACCGCCGCTACCGGCTCGGGCCCCGCCTGGTCGCCCTCGGCGGCCTCGCGCTGCACCCCGTCGGCCCGGCGCTGACGCCGTGGCTGCAGCGCCTCGAGCGCGCGACCGGCGAGACCGCCAGCGCCGCCACCCTGTGCGGCGACGCGGTCCTCTACGTCGCCCAGGTCCAGTCCGCCCACCCGATGCGCACGTCCACGACGCCGCACCACCGCACGATGGCCCACTGCTCGGCGGTGGGGAAGGCGATGCTCGCGCAGCTGGCCGACGACACGGTCGTGGAGCTGGTCCGTCGTACCGGGCTCCCGCGGCGCACCAACCACACCGTCGGCACCGTCGACGAGCTGATCACCGACCTCGAGGGCGTCCGCAGCCGCGGGTTCGCCCTGGACGACGAGGAGGACGAGTACGCCGCCCGCTGCGTCGCGGTGCCCGTGCTGTCCGCCCCCTTCCCGCTGGCCGTGTCCGTGTCCGGGCCGACGACGCGGGTCGTGCGGGAGCGGGTGCCGGAGATCGCGGAGGAGCTGCTGCGCGTGGTGCGCTGA